One genomic window of Methanosarcina acetivorans C2A includes the following:
- a CDS encoding TIM barrel protein — MSAEKLFFGTAGVPKSAKASNSPAGIERVRELGLDCMELEFVQGVRMSEKGAGNVLETSRKENIALSVHAPYYINLNSPEEEKLQASMERIYQAARIGSLCGAESIVLHAAFYQKSNKQAVYENVSKALGELAEQLQAENIPAVLRPETMGKRTQFGTLEEVLALSEEIEGVMPCLDFSHIHAREGKENSYPEFTAILSKVEETLGKDGLANMHMHISGIEYNRNGEKRHLVLKESDFNYPELLKALKEFEVKGFAICESPNLEEDALLLKKTYMEL, encoded by the coding sequence ATGTCAGCCGAAAAACTATTTTTTGGTACTGCCGGAGTTCCCAAAAGCGCAAAAGCCAGCAATAGCCCTGCAGGAATTGAGCGGGTCCGGGAACTGGGGCTCGACTGTATGGAACTCGAGTTCGTGCAGGGGGTGCGCATGAGTGAAAAAGGGGCAGGAAACGTGCTGGAAACCTCCAGAAAAGAAAACATAGCTCTGAGCGTACATGCCCCTTATTATATCAACCTGAACTCCCCGGAAGAAGAGAAATTACAAGCCAGCATGGAAAGGATTTACCAGGCTGCAAGGATAGGCAGCCTCTGCGGAGCAGAGTCGATAGTACTGCACGCAGCCTTCTATCAGAAGAGCAATAAACAGGCTGTCTACGAGAATGTTTCAAAAGCCCTCGGAGAGCTTGCAGAGCAGCTCCAGGCCGAGAATATCCCTGCAGTCCTCAGGCCTGAGACCATGGGCAAACGTACGCAGTTTGGAACCCTTGAAGAAGTGCTTGCCTTAAGCGAAGAAATCGAAGGGGTAATGCCCTGTCTTGACTTTTCCCACATACATGCAAGGGAAGGAAAGGAAAACTCCTATCCCGAATTTACGGCAATCCTCTCGAAAGTGGAAGAAACCCTTGGAAAAGATGGGCTTGCAAACATGCACATGCATATCTCGGGAATAGAGTATAACAGGAACGGGGAAAAAAGACACCTGGTCCTGAAAGAATCCGACTTCAACTACCCCGAGCTCTTAAAGGCCCTCAAAGAATTCGAGGTTAAAGGGTTTGCCATCTGCGAAAGCCCGAACCTGGAAGAAGATGCGCTTCTGTTAAAGAAGACTTATATGGAATTATAA
- a CDS encoding methionine synthase, which produces MQEIIFIDEGSLPTPEGVTREWVKAAAENRNEDEKLFSIIGEAFQRKIDVGVHVPTYPQFRDMIGQFLDIIKDEKNCSEPYVLKEESAKILELEIIDEVAKRYKKETGKTLEVRVCIAGPTDMYLQAFGATVFVDAYNILAQDVEKFVKQAFKTAKNFKIKVIALDEISLGLTDMIQFSDAEIISALTVASTYARQQGADMEIHVYSPLKYELICETPINVIGFEYAGNPSYLDLLDRKVLEDSDTYAGIGVSSTDIFSLVNIVNEKYGINAWKEKEYLQKVITELETPEVIKKRLETAYSVLGDRIKYANPDCGMAFWPDQDLAFRLLENTAKAVNEFNAEKKDQ; this is translated from the coding sequence ATGCAGGAGATTATTTTTATCGATGAAGGCAGCCTTCCCACACCTGAAGGTGTCACAAGGGAGTGGGTAAAAGCTGCAGCTGAAAATCGAAATGAAGACGAAAAACTCTTTTCAATAATAGGGGAGGCTTTCCAGAGAAAAATTGATGTGGGAGTGCACGTTCCCACATATCCTCAGTTCAGAGATATGATAGGCCAGTTTCTTGATATTATAAAAGACGAAAAAAACTGTTCTGAGCCTTATGTATTGAAAGAGGAAAGTGCAAAGATCCTTGAGCTGGAAATAATCGATGAAGTCGCAAAACGATACAAAAAGGAGACCGGAAAGACTCTTGAAGTCAGGGTTTGTATTGCAGGCCCAACGGATATGTATCTTCAGGCTTTCGGGGCAACGGTTTTTGTAGATGCATATAATATCCTTGCACAGGATGTTGAAAAATTCGTTAAACAGGCATTTAAAACAGCAAAAAATTTCAAAATTAAGGTTATAGCGCTGGATGAAATCAGCCTGGGGTTAACCGATATGATTCAGTTTTCTGATGCTGAGATCATATCGGCTCTTACTGTTGCTTCTACCTATGCCCGGCAACAGGGGGCGGATATGGAGATTCATGTTTATTCCCCATTGAAGTATGAGCTTATATGTGAGACTCCTATCAATGTCATAGGGTTTGAGTATGCGGGAAATCCTTCCTACCTTGATCTTCTGGACAGAAAAGTGCTGGAAGATTCGGATACTTATGCAGGAATCGGAGTATCAAGTACCGATATTTTCAGTCTTGTAAATATTGTCAATGAAAAGTACGGAATTAATGCCTGGAAGGAAAAGGAGTACCTGCAAAAAGTCATAACCGAGCTGGAGACTCCGGAAGTTATAAAAAAGAGGCTTGAAACGGCTTATTCAGTCCTCGGGGATCGAATTAAGTATGCGAACCCGGACTGTGGGATGGCGTTCTGGCCGGACCAGGATCTTGCTTTCAGGCTGCTTGAGAATACAGCAAAAGCTGTTAACGAATTTAATGCAGAAAAGAAGGATCAGTAG
- a CDS encoding DUF378 domain-containing protein produces the protein MGGLVNMYSKGLVKKDKSELKILSKLLVIIGALNWGLVGILNFDLVAALFGKKSILSRLVYALVGLSGVYLILIYKEKYADLKKRWHTKGEKKYSGKQYSWSGIQ, from the coding sequence GTGGGAGGTCTGGTAAATATGTATTCGAAAGGTCTGGTAAAGAAGGATAAATCTGAACTGAAGATTCTATCCAAACTGTTAGTAATAATAGGTGCTTTGAACTGGGGTCTTGTAGGGATCCTGAATTTCGATCTGGTAGCAGCTCTTTTTGGCAAGAAATCAATCCTCTCAAGGTTGGTTTATGCTCTCGTGGGCCTGTCTGGAGTCTACCTGATATTGATTTATAAGGAAAAATATGCAGACTTGAAAAAGCGTTGGCATACAAAAGGCGAGAAAAAGTATAGTGGTAAACAGTACAGTTGGAGCGGAATTCAATAA
- a CDS encoding energy-coupling factor ABC transporter ATP-binding protein encodes MIILETRGLKYTYPDGTVALQGINIEIKKGKKIAFVGQNGSGKSTLFLLLNGTLKPQEGEILFHGSPFKYDSKSLREIRKSVGIVFQNSDDQIFAPTVYQDVAFGPANLGYSKERIDASVQHALEHVGLTRLKDKPPHHLSGGQKKRVAIAGVMAMEPEVIILDEPLSNLDPVGADEIMDLLNEFNHFGSTIIISTHDVDLAYRWSDYVYLMSNSKLIGQGTPAEVFKEQELLKKAGLRQPTTLEIYHEIERRGLAYGKNSPKTIPELVNTLKPLDLMWVEVPPGVREGENLNIGVMYGEYATQSPYEAINATVLHIHPDGRAIVELKRKGIKAGGVLLYDMDSYSLPEVRQIIKDGEIVFVGAMGKQSKTLAEQDGIHLDVTSGVIDKSILMALCGKRCLILTSGGMVDHALNRTREYVEKSGIEFTVGVVNREGGCKWIEEIDENPGALKI; translated from the coding sequence ATGATCATTCTTGAGACCAGGGGCCTTAAGTACACCTACCCTGACGGAACTGTAGCTCTCCAGGGAATAAATATCGAGATCAAAAAAGGAAAAAAGATCGCCTTCGTAGGGCAGAACGGCTCCGGAAAGTCCACTCTTTTCCTGCTCCTGAACGGGACTTTAAAGCCACAGGAAGGGGAGATCCTTTTCCACGGGTCTCCTTTTAAGTACGATTCAAAGTCCCTCCGGGAAATCCGGAAATCCGTAGGAATAGTTTTTCAGAATTCCGATGACCAGATCTTTGCCCCCACAGTATATCAGGACGTGGCTTTCGGGCCTGCAAACCTGGGTTATTCAAAAGAAAGAATCGATGCCAGCGTGCAGCATGCCCTTGAGCATGTAGGGCTTACCCGCCTGAAGGACAAGCCCCCGCATCATCTGAGTGGAGGGCAGAAAAAGAGGGTTGCAATTGCAGGGGTGATGGCTATGGAGCCTGAGGTAATTATCCTTGACGAGCCCCTTTCAAACCTTGACCCCGTAGGGGCGGACGAAATCATGGATCTGCTCAACGAATTCAACCATTTCGGGAGTACGATCATCATTTCTACCCACGATGTGGACCTGGCTTACCGCTGGTCTGACTATGTGTACCTCATGTCAAACAGCAAACTTATAGGGCAGGGAACCCCTGCGGAGGTCTTCAAAGAGCAGGAGCTTCTTAAAAAAGCAGGTCTGCGCCAGCCCACTACCCTTGAGATTTATCATGAAATTGAGAGGAGAGGGCTTGCATACGGCAAAAATTCCCCCAAGACAATACCCGAGCTTGTCAACACTCTAAAGCCGCTTGACCTTATGTGGGTTGAGGTCCCTCCCGGAGTCAGGGAAGGCGAAAACCTGAATATCGGGGTTATGTATGGGGAATATGCGACCCAATCTCCTTATGAAGCGATTAATGCCACAGTCCTGCACATCCACCCTGATGGCAGAGCTATTGTTGAACTGAAGCGCAAAGGGATCAAAGCCGGTGGAGTGCTCCTTTACGATATGGACAGTTATTCCCTGCCGGAGGTCAGGCAGATCATTAAAGACGGAGAAATCGTCTTTGTGGGGGCAATGGGCAAACAAAGCAAGACCCTTGCCGAACAGGACGGAATCCACCTGGACGTGACCTCGGGCGTTATAGACAAATCGATCCTTATGGCCCTATGTGGAAAACGCTGCCTCATCCTCACTTCAGGCGGAATGGTGGACCATGCCCTGAACAGGACCCGGGAGTATGTGGAAAAAAGTGGGATAGAGTTTACAGTGGGCGTGGTTAACAGGGAAGGCGGATGCAAGTGGATTGAAGAGATCGACGAAAACCCTGGAGCGCTTAAAATCTAA
- the cbiQ gene encoding cobalt ECF transporter T component CbiQ, translating into MTNILDDYALMSPLRHRNTWLKLVIVCFGLLVGVSSTSPITPLFIALCMSFTTIALGRAPLKLYLKLLLAPVGFALTGVIIIAFFSGSGQELLSFELAGYLFSVRADGLELALLVLSRSLSGMCCLYFLALTTPMIELFAVLKASRFPESFIELSMLIYRYIFVFLDMALSIRYAQTVRLGYSNFRRSIHSLGMLASTLFVRSWEQGDKLFLAMNSRCYDGKMTLFEVQRPVGAIELLLTSAYFLSVLALFYFTRNISIV; encoded by the coding sequence ATGACAAATATCCTTGATGATTATGCCCTTATGAGCCCTCTAAGGCACCGAAACACTTGGTTGAAGCTGGTGATAGTTTGTTTCGGGCTGCTTGTGGGAGTCTCGTCCACATCCCCTATTACTCCTCTTTTCATAGCTCTCTGCATGAGCTTTACAACAATTGCTCTCGGCAGGGCTCCCCTTAAATTATACCTGAAACTCCTGCTCGCCCCCGTAGGCTTTGCACTCACAGGTGTGATTATCATTGCTTTTTTCTCCGGCTCGGGACAGGAGCTCCTGTCTTTCGAACTTGCAGGTTATCTTTTCTCGGTAAGGGCAGACGGACTTGAGCTTGCCCTGCTGGTACTTTCCCGGTCCTTAAGCGGGATGTGCTGCCTTTACTTCCTTGCGCTTACAACGCCAATGATAGAACTCTTTGCCGTGCTCAAGGCATCCAGGTTTCCGGAATCGTTCATCGAGCTTTCCATGCTGATTTACCGATACATCTTCGTTTTCCTGGATATGGCCCTTTCCATAAGGTATGCTCAGACTGTAAGGTTAGGCTACTCGAACTTCAGGCGTTCGATCCATTCTCTGGGTATGCTGGCAAGCACTCTCTTCGTCCGTTCCTGGGAACAGGGAGACAAGCTCTTCCTTGCCATGAATTCCAGATGCTATGATGGAAAAATGACTCTCTTTGAAGTGCAAAGACCTGTAGGGGCAATAGAACTGCTGCTAACCTCTGCCTACTTCCTTTCAGTTCTTGCACTTTTTTATTTTACAAGAAACATATCCATTGTTTGA
- a CDS encoding energy-coupling factor ABC transporter substrate-binding protein, whose translation MSRKLELIVLAIFLIFAAQFVYMSSTTDAEYGGADGEAEGVIYEITGGTYEPIAEPIWEPPSGEIESLLFGLQAAIGAGIIGYFLGYYKAKGRYENDIGYKDKSKPSDRQSL comes from the coding sequence ATGAGCAGAAAACTGGAACTAATCGTACTTGCAATTTTCCTCATCTTCGCAGCCCAGTTCGTTTATATGTCATCCACGACAGATGCCGAATACGGAGGAGCTGACGGAGAAGCAGAAGGGGTGATTTATGAGATCACCGGCGGAACTTACGAACCAATTGCAGAACCTATCTGGGAGCCTCCAAGTGGGGAAATAGAAAGCCTTCTCTTCGGGCTTCAGGCAGCTATCGGGGCAGGGATTATCGGTTACTTCCTTGGCTATTACAAGGCCAAAGGCCGTTATGAAAACGACATTGGATATAAAGATAAGAGTAAACCCAGCGACAGACAATCGCTATAA
- a CDS encoding energy-coupling factor ABC transporter permease — protein MHIMEGFLPTPWWQLWFVVSIPVIAFGIYKMNKLINEKREVLPLLAVAGAFIFVLSSLKLPSVVGSCSHPTGTGVAAIMFGPAITAVLGTIVLIYQAIFLAHGGLTTLGANVFSMGILGPVVAYLVYKAGMKANLNFYLVVFLATALGDWATYVTTSVQLALAYPAGDVLTFAGFMSSFVKFAGVFAVTQVPLAIMEGAVSALLFKYVVNVKSDILVEMNVLEDSVVRKLRGNPA, from the coding sequence ATGCACATAATGGAAGGATTTTTGCCGACCCCCTGGTGGCAACTATGGTTTGTAGTATCAATACCAGTGATCGCGTTTGGTATTTATAAAATGAACAAGCTTATTAATGAAAAACGAGAGGTATTGCCTCTCCTTGCTGTTGCAGGTGCGTTTATTTTTGTGTTATCTTCCCTTAAATTGCCTTCAGTAGTCGGAAGCTGTTCTCACCCCACAGGCACGGGGGTTGCAGCAATTATGTTCGGGCCGGCAATTACCGCAGTTCTCGGAACCATCGTACTTATCTACCAGGCAATTTTCCTTGCACACGGAGGACTTACAACCCTTGGAGCAAATGTCTTTTCTATGGGCATTCTGGGCCCTGTGGTGGCATACCTGGTCTATAAGGCAGGAATGAAAGCAAATCTCAATTTCTATCTTGTAGTTTTCCTTGCAACGGCCCTCGGGGACTGGGCAACTTATGTAACTACCTCTGTGCAACTTGCCCTTGCATATCCTGCAGGAGATGTGCTTACCTTTGCAGGCTTTATGAGTTCGTTCGTTAAATTTGCCGGAGTCTTTGCAGTTACTCAGGTGCCTCTTGCAATCATGGAAGGAGCTGTCAGTGCCCTGCTCTTCAAGTATGTGGTCAACGTTAAGAGCGATATCCTGGTTGAAATGAACGTCCTTGAAGATTCGGTCGTAAGAAAACTGAGAGGGAATCCCGCATGA
- a CDS encoding YqaA family protein, which translates to MLESLTAFIVDYGYLHLFILSFLASTVLPFGSEALVIALVYQGFSPFAVVMVATTGNFLGSCTTYYLGLKGRNVLDRYLSPSPEKLEKSERLFNKYGVYTLLFTWVPGIGDVITMVAGLMQLSFRSFSILVFLGKFGRYLVLAYSVVLFNGGF; encoded by the coding sequence ATGCTTGAATCCCTGACCGCCTTTATTGTTGACTATGGTTACCTGCATCTTTTCATCCTGAGTTTTCTGGCTTCTACAGTATTGCCTTTCGGGTCGGAGGCTCTGGTGATCGCCCTCGTTTACCAGGGGTTTAGCCCTTTTGCCGTAGTTATGGTTGCCACCACCGGTAACTTTCTCGGGTCATGCACCACTTACTATCTGGGTTTAAAAGGGCGGAATGTACTCGACAGGTATCTTTCTCCTTCCCCTGAAAAGCTCGAGAAAAGTGAAAGGCTTTTTAACAAATATGGGGTTTACACCCTTCTTTTCACCTGGGTGCCGGGTATAGGGGATGTGATTACCATGGTTGCAGGGCTTATGCAACTTTCTTTCAGGTCTTTTTCAATCCTGGTCTTTCTGGGAAAATTCGGACGTTATTTAGTACTTGCTTATTCGGTAGTACTTTTTAATGGTGGATTTTAA
- a CDS encoding S-layer protein domain-containing protein, translating into MITLCLFLVLGLLCETAAAEVSNSTGDRIWDENANQSLTYTWTPQTYSGFYYDLDTGEGSEYMTIHLTAGSRSIARNGLEYETKPIETEFEFENWGSYQVIGFMAERYFAGYTENSSFVNDGISVISDGQLSKILIDSDDRESMYTGSSLILEEGYSLNIVEVDVSGDKVWVQLEKDGDVVDNGFLSSDSDYVYETDLGDTEDVPLIAVHLDQIFSGTETNAVFVDGVFQVSDEFVKIENGDRFEKMEISSTSSSGITMKNRDSFTLSKGDTVEIMGILSFLVADADDIRFAPIVETSEPGTYELRGTVHDEVFDTTVWTPFNFEGFYYNIDENVSTESLTLTEDISGRSIDDETLVYSTSPALVKFEHEDWGSYEVIGFMAEKYFAGYPDDTFGNSKSVSVLSDNVLAKVLIDDDNKKSMFTGSSLTLDEGYSLNIAEVDVNGDTVWVQLKKDGNVVDEDFLNSNSDYVYETGLGGAEDLPLIAVHLDQIFSGTETNAVFIEGVFQISEDYVELSQGDSFGEMELSTISSSGIRMKNEDSISLSKGNTIDLMGNIKFRVADASVLRFYPYVEVETAAQDQLEIETPDVLVVGQAAEILATARNVSVSEVELFLDDESIGTTGDDGTLTYTPTEEGSFTLSASKAGYISGTRDVDVVGAGVLKLLLSVSPETARIGDQITIKVTDSVENKPVSGADVYFGGQKVEEQTGTDGTVSYWATAPGTYTVNATKTGYEEGETIVEVSEDKAVFEYSDFSIEPASVEGGDAVTIRVKVENTGNIAGENEVELLVNGEPVESETVSLEAGTSTVVEFSNTESEAGNYTVEIGDMSGTYEVTKSTPFVSGIVTLGILATAFVLLRKRRY; encoded by the coding sequence ATGATTACGTTATGTCTGTTTCTAGTGCTTGGATTGCTTTGCGAAACTGCAGCCGCAGAGGTTTCAAATTCAACAGGCGACCGCATATGGGATGAAAACGCTAATCAGAGTCTTACTTATACCTGGACACCCCAGACGTATTCAGGCTTTTACTATGACCTGGATACCGGGGAAGGTTCCGAATATATGACTATCCACCTTACTGCCGGCAGCCGGAGCATTGCAAGAAACGGATTGGAGTATGAGACAAAACCCATAGAAACGGAGTTCGAATTCGAAAACTGGGGTTCCTATCAGGTCATAGGGTTTATGGCTGAGCGGTATTTTGCCGGATACACCGAAAATTCCAGCTTTGTAAATGACGGGATAAGTGTTATTTCGGACGGGCAGCTCTCGAAGATCCTGATCGATAGTGATGACCGGGAATCCATGTATACGGGCTCTTCCCTCATACTTGAAGAAGGCTATTCCCTGAACATCGTCGAGGTAGATGTCAGCGGAGATAAAGTATGGGTCCAGCTTGAAAAGGATGGGGATGTAGTGGATAACGGTTTCCTTTCTTCTGACAGTGACTATGTTTATGAAACCGATCTTGGGGATACGGAAGATGTACCCCTGATTGCAGTCCACCTTGATCAGATCTTTAGCGGCACGGAAACCAATGCTGTTTTTGTTGATGGGGTTTTCCAGGTTTCCGATGAATTTGTCAAGATCGAGAACGGGGACAGATTCGAGAAAATGGAAATAAGTTCCACATCAAGTTCCGGGATCACAATGAAAAACCGGGATTCTTTTACTCTTAGCAAGGGAGACACCGTTGAAATAATGGGAATACTCAGCTTCCTTGTGGCTGATGCCGACGACATCCGCTTTGCCCCCATAGTTGAGACTTCCGAACCCGGAACCTACGAATTGAGGGGAACGGTTCACGATGAAGTGTTTGATACAACTGTCTGGACCCCGTTCAACTTTGAAGGCTTCTATTACAATATCGATGAAAATGTCTCCACCGAAAGCCTGACCCTCACCGAAGATATCAGTGGTAGGTCAATTGATGACGAGACGCTTGTTTATTCCACCAGCCCTGCCCTTGTGAAATTCGAGCACGAAGACTGGGGGAGCTATGAAGTTATCGGCTTTATGGCAGAGAAGTATTTTGCAGGCTATCCTGATGATACTTTTGGAAATTCAAAGAGCGTGAGCGTGCTTTCGGACAATGTCCTCGCAAAGGTCCTGATTGATGACGACAACAAAAAGTCGATGTTTACGGGCTCTTCGCTGACACTTGATGAAGGTTATTCCCTGAACATTGCGGAAGTGGACGTCAATGGAGACACCGTATGGGTGCAGCTCAAAAAGGACGGGAATGTGGTGGATGAAGATTTCCTCAATTCCAACAGTGACTATGTCTATGAAACGGGTCTCGGGGGTGCGGAAGATCTTCCTCTCATTGCAGTCCATCTTGATCAGATCTTCAGCGGTACGGAAACCAATGCTGTGTTCATAGAAGGGGTCTTCCAGATCTCCGAAGATTATGTTGAGCTTTCCCAGGGCGATTCTTTCGGCGAGATGGAACTAAGCACTATTTCCAGCTCCGGAATCAGGATGAAGAACGAAGACTCTATCTCCCTCTCAAAAGGCAATACCATTGACTTGATGGGCAACATTAAGTTCAGGGTTGCCGACGCCTCAGTCCTGCGTTTCTACCCCTATGTCGAAGTCGAGACTGCTGCCCAGGACCAGCTGGAAATCGAAACTCCCGATGTCCTTGTGGTCGGGCAGGCAGCAGAAATTCTGGCCACGGCAAGAAACGTTTCGGTCAGTGAGGTAGAACTCTTCCTCGATGACGAGAGCATAGGGACTACAGGAGATGACGGAACGCTTACGTATACTCCAACCGAAGAAGGCAGCTTCACATTGTCTGCAAGCAAAGCAGGGTATATCTCCGGAACCAGGGACGTTGACGTTGTCGGGGCAGGTGTCCTGAAATTGCTCCTCTCGGTCTCTCCCGAAACTGCTAGGATAGGAGACCAGATTACTATAAAGGTTACCGACTCTGTCGAAAACAAGCCTGTCTCCGGAGCGGATGTCTACTTCGGCGGTCAGAAGGTTGAGGAGCAGACGGGCACAGACGGCACTGTATCTTACTGGGCAACCGCTCCGGGTACATATACGGTAAATGCCACAAAGACAGGTTATGAAGAAGGCGAAACCATTGTCGAGGTTTCCGAAGATAAAGCCGTTTTTGAATATTCGGACTTCTCAATCGAGCCTGCCTCTGTTGAGGGCGGAGATGCAGTTACGATCCGGGTGAAAGTAGAAAACACCGGCAATATTGCAGGAGAAAACGAAGTGGAACTGCTGGTCAATGGTGAGCCCGTCGAGTCCGAAACCGTGAGCCTTGAAGCCGGTACGAGTACGGTGGTCGAATTCTCTAATACCGAGAGTGAGGCAGGAAATTATACTGTTGAGATAGGGGATATGAGCGGAACTTACGAAGTTACGAAGTCAACTCCTTTTGTCAGCGGGATTGTAACTCTCGGAATACTGGCCACGGCATTTGTTCTGCTCAGGAAGAGAAGATACTGA
- the cca gene encoding CCA tRNA nucleotidyltransferase: MEKDTSIPEDLKLAVLEKIKPTEAERKILTAVQEELAAEVKAAAEKLCVADIFVKMVGSAARGTWLSGTHDIDVFISFPEETSREELERRGMEIAREVAKKAEHAEDRHAEHPYLNIVFKGFDVDLVPCFRVESACQLKSAVDRTPFHNEFVKTHIKGREDDVLLMKQFMRGGGVYGSELKTQGFSGYLTELLIIHYGSFENTVKAACLWKPGKKIDIMQHSEMEHTEPLVMVDPTDPKRNVAAALSLDKFCMFMDHCREFMKSPGLNFFFPPPLSPLEDREFLEKLESRKSSQLAIVFKTPDIVDDVLYPQLYKMEQAAAALLHEYDFSVIKTGVWSGKPETVVMLELISGTLPNVKKRIGPPVWVREHAEKFKAKYEGAENVFGGYIEGGKYVFEIQRKYPTAKGLLENQLLNCSLGKQVKSSVSAGFEVIEDAEICRLKDPDFRVFLRKWV; this comes from the coding sequence ATGGAAAAAGATACCAGCATTCCAGAAGACCTGAAACTTGCCGTACTTGAAAAGATCAAACCCACGGAAGCCGAAAGAAAAATACTCACGGCAGTTCAGGAGGAACTTGCAGCAGAAGTAAAAGCGGCAGCAGAGAAACTTTGTGTAGCGGATATTTTTGTAAAAATGGTTGGTTCTGCCGCAAGAGGCACCTGGCTTTCAGGCACCCATGACATTGATGTTTTTATCAGCTTCCCCGAGGAAACCTCCAGAGAGGAACTGGAGAGGAGGGGCATGGAGATTGCCAGGGAAGTGGCAAAAAAAGCAGAGCATGCCGAAGACCGTCATGCTGAACACCCTTACCTGAACATTGTTTTCAAAGGCTTTGACGTTGACCTTGTCCCCTGCTTCAGGGTCGAATCCGCCTGCCAGCTCAAATCCGCGGTGGACAGGACACCCTTCCACAACGAATTCGTAAAAACCCACATAAAAGGCCGGGAAGACGATGTCCTGCTCATGAAGCAGTTCATGCGCGGAGGCGGAGTCTACGGCTCGGAACTGAAAACCCAGGGCTTTTCAGGCTACCTGACCGAACTCCTGATCATTCACTACGGCTCCTTCGAAAACACCGTAAAAGCCGCCTGTCTCTGGAAACCCGGCAAGAAAATAGACATTATGCAGCACTCGGAAATGGAACATACCGAACCTCTTGTAATGGTAGACCCTACCGACCCCAAACGAAACGTTGCAGCAGCCCTCTCCCTCGACAAATTCTGCATGTTCATGGACCACTGCCGGGAGTTTATGAAAAGCCCCGGACTCAACTTCTTTTTCCCGCCCCCCCTCTCGCCGCTTGAAGACAGAGAATTCCTTGAGAAGCTGGAAAGCCGGAAAAGTTCCCAGCTTGCAATTGTCTTCAAAACCCCCGATATTGTGGACGACGTCCTCTACCCGCAGCTCTACAAAATGGAACAGGCTGCAGCTGCCCTCCTGCACGAATACGATTTTTCGGTAATCAAAACCGGCGTCTGGTCAGGAAAGCCCGAGACCGTAGTCATGCTCGAACTGATCTCCGGCACCCTCCCCAACGTCAAGAAAAGAATCGGTCCTCCGGTCTGGGTCAGGGAGCACGCCGAGAAGTTCAAAGCCAAGTACGAAGGGGCTGAAAATGTTTTCGGAGGCTATATCGAAGGCGGAAAGTACGTCTTTGAAATCCAGAGAAAATATCCCACTGCAAAAGGGCTCCTTGAAAACCAGCTTCTAAACTGTTCCCTCGGAAAACAGGTCAAGAGCAGTGTGAGTGCAGGCTTTGAGGTCATCGAAGATGCAGAGATCTGCAGGCTGAAAGATCCTGATTTCAGGGTTTTTTTGAGGAAATGGGTGTAA